A single window of Paenibacillus sp. SYP-B4298 DNA harbors:
- a CDS encoding TIGR02530 family flagellar biosynthesis protein, producing MSDRLSVGQLYPGAALMGSRLSPVSPPAIGNSKPKFQELLDENVLKFSSHAKQRMSQRGIALQPEQLDKIAGAIDQAEAKGAKDSLVIYRNFAMIVHVPSRTVVTAMEGQGMSNNVFTQIDSAIVIS from the coding sequence ATGAGCGACAGATTGAGCGTAGGCCAGTTGTATCCGGGCGCTGCCTTAATGGGATCTCGCTTGTCCCCTGTATCGCCGCCTGCCATAGGCAACAGCAAGCCCAAATTTCAGGAATTGCTGGATGAGAATGTACTCAAATTCAGCTCTCATGCCAAGCAGCGTATGAGTCAGCGCGGCATTGCCTTGCAGCCGGAGCAGCTAGATAAGATTGCAGGCGCCATCGACCAGGCTGAGGCCAAAGGGGCCAAGGATTCGCTGGTCATCTACCGAAATTTTGCGATGATTGTCCACGTTCCTTCACGTACCGTAGTTACGGCGATGGAAGGGCAAGGGATGTCAAATAACGTATTTACACAGATTGATAGCGCCATTGTCATTTCATAA
- a CDS encoding flagellar hook capping FlgD N-terminal domain-containing protein: MSISTNNVWPNYNANNVQTAAKKDGEKTLGKDEFLKILVTQLRYQDPMSPLQDREFIAQMAQFSSVEQLMNMSGELALLRQSLGSASSMIGKTIEWYEKDSAGKETLVSGVVDSITIKDGKQYATSGSMKVNVDDIVSIKMTAEQPQSEQPQPEQPQTPEAEDQQPSDSGAQTTQQAAEEGGVVAG; this comes from the coding sequence TTGAGCATCTCGACAAACAATGTGTGGCCGAACTACAACGCAAATAATGTGCAGACGGCAGCCAAAAAGGATGGGGAGAAGACACTCGGCAAAGACGAGTTTCTGAAAATTCTGGTCACCCAACTAAGGTATCAGGACCCGATGAGTCCGCTGCAGGACCGTGAGTTCATTGCCCAGATGGCACAGTTCTCCTCAGTCGAGCAATTGATGAATATGTCTGGTGAGCTGGCGTTGCTGCGGCAAAGCCTGGGATCTGCATCATCAATGATCGGCAAGACGATCGAGTGGTACGAGAAGGACTCGGCCGGCAAGGAGACGCTCGTCTCCGGTGTGGTCGATTCGATTACCATCAAGGACGGCAAGCAATACGCAACATCAGGCAGTATGAAGGTCAACGTGGACGATATCGTGTCGATCAAGATGACGGCAGAGCAGCCACAATCGGAACAGCCGCAGCCTGAGCAGCCACAGACACCGGAGGCAGAAGACCAGCAGCCTTCAGATAGCGGGGCACAGACGACACAGCAAGCTGCGGAGGAAGGCGGTGTTGTGGCCGGATGA
- a CDS encoding flagellar hook-length control protein FliK, with protein MQMPAGPIVAASAAPLPGLIGSQQGAASPDGGSQSFTQMLVQVVGVAPSGVQQASTSSNALSALMMQGDFAVQGEEQTGLLKLLSDIASELEQMEQSDDQTVDTAPLEELLGDLQVLLFSMMLAQPATLAMQQSTVQANGVEETSEGAQAVAGFAGVKAKLLEVIQQLGTIMRQGASNQAQQAFVPLLENKLDTLKQWLHTNAGKATSDSQEQQLDLKGGTLQTANQPTSQSMLARLGQASYHPSIRHAAEAGSASAALQDHTTAQTASGEAQTNTVVHLSASTEPLRPQLPAQAPTLPSVPVDQFAEKMEGFLFKQMQLSSLKGASEARISLYPEHLGQVDIKLTLHNGQLTALFTTDNKLAKDMLENQMAQLRSALQAQGLQVERLEVSQTPQPGQHQFHDGRQQQGSGQQHPSEQHAQAEQVTEESFETEFRRLAEQLNDGTGINVTA; from the coding sequence ATGCAAATGCCCGCAGGACCAATCGTAGCCGCTTCAGCAGCACCGCTTCCTGGCCTTATCGGCTCGCAGCAGGGAGCTGCATCACCGGATGGCGGGAGCCAGTCGTTCACGCAGATGCTTGTACAAGTGGTTGGCGTGGCGCCAAGTGGCGTGCAGCAGGCGTCCACCAGCAGCAATGCGCTAAGTGCGTTGATGATGCAGGGCGACTTCGCTGTGCAAGGGGAGGAACAGACGGGGCTATTGAAGCTGCTGTCGGATATTGCAAGCGAATTGGAGCAGATGGAGCAGTCGGATGATCAGACGGTCGATACGGCTCCACTGGAGGAGCTGCTAGGTGACCTGCAGGTGCTGTTATTCAGCATGATGCTCGCGCAGCCGGCAACGTTAGCTATGCAACAGTCGACTGTTCAAGCCAATGGGGTGGAAGAAACAAGCGAGGGAGCGCAGGCCGTAGCTGGTTTTGCTGGAGTAAAAGCAAAGCTGCTCGAGGTCATCCAGCAGTTGGGTACCATTATGCGCCAGGGGGCATCGAACCAGGCTCAGCAGGCCTTCGTGCCGCTGCTGGAGAACAAGCTGGATACGTTAAAGCAATGGCTGCACACCAACGCAGGCAAAGCGACCTCCGACTCGCAGGAGCAGCAGCTCGATCTGAAGGGCGGAACCCTGCAGACAGCTAATCAGCCAACAAGCCAGTCCATGCTCGCCCGTCTGGGGCAAGCTTCCTACCATCCGTCCATTAGACATGCCGCCGAGGCTGGCAGCGCTAGCGCTGCGCTCCAGGATCACACAACGGCGCAGACGGCCTCTGGAGAGGCGCAGACAAATACCGTGGTGCACTTGTCTGCATCAACCGAACCGCTTAGACCTCAGCTTCCTGCTCAGGCGCCAACGCTTCCGAGCGTCCCGGTCGATCAGTTCGCGGAGAAGATGGAGGGCTTTCTGTTCAAGCAGATGCAGCTTAGCAGTCTGAAGGGCGCTTCGGAGGCACGCATCTCCTTGTACCCGGAGCATCTGGGACAGGTAGACATCAAGCTGACGCTGCACAACGGGCAGTTGACCGCATTGTTTACGACCGATAACAAGTTGGCCAAGGACATGCTAGAAAACCAGATGGCTCAACTAAGATCAGCATTGCAGGCGCAAGGCTTGCAGGTCGAACGTCTCGAGGTATCCCAGACGCCGCAGCCAGGCCAGCATCAATTCCATGATGGCCGCCAGCAGCAGGGATCAGGTCAGCAGCATCCTTCTGAGCAGCATGCTCAGGCAGAGCAAGTAACGGAAGAGAGCTTTGAGACGGAATTCAGGCGGCTCGCTGAGCAGTTGAATGACGGAACAGGCATTAATGTAACAGCTTGA
- a CDS encoding MotE family protein: MEEEKSYSIFERLLFFLTPLLFTVLLLAALLAVFSPDIRGKMLDVGNQIPWVGSMLPNGPAKMKELQEANEKASASAQQGEEQQTAEEPSKQVKELQGKLAAKESELKQAQDAGTQQEQKIAELEKKVEELSKQSEQQQQSDEQYSQQIKELATMYTKMTPSKAAPILENMELEEMVLILNGMKTEDRAKIMAKMTPKVAADATVMMKDSVEAKDQQLAALQARVKRLTGQSSGAQQQTGTQQQAATKTGSGT; encoded by the coding sequence ATGGAAGAAGAGAAAAGCTATAGCATATTTGAGAGACTGCTGTTTTTTCTAACGCCATTGCTCTTTACCGTGTTATTGCTGGCGGCGCTGCTGGCAGTATTCAGCCCGGATATACGGGGCAAGATGCTCGATGTAGGCAACCAGATCCCTTGGGTCGGCTCCATGCTGCCTAACGGTCCCGCCAAAATGAAGGAGCTGCAGGAAGCGAACGAGAAGGCTTCCGCATCCGCTCAGCAAGGCGAGGAGCAGCAGACGGCGGAGGAGCCTAGCAAGCAAGTTAAGGAGCTGCAAGGGAAGCTGGCGGCCAAGGAGAGCGAGCTGAAGCAAGCGCAAGACGCTGGCACGCAGCAGGAGCAGAAAATTGCCGAGCTGGAGAAGAAGGTAGAGGAGCTCAGCAAGCAGTCAGAGCAGCAGCAGCAAAGTGACGAGCAGTATTCGCAGCAGATCAAGGAGCTTGCGACGATGTATACGAAGATGACGCCAAGCAAGGCCGCCCCGATTCTGGAGAATATGGAGCTGGAGGAGATGGTGCTTATACTGAATGGGATGAAGACAGAGGATCGTGCCAAAATTATGGCGAAAATGACGCCTAAGGTTGCTGCTGATGCTACAGTGATGATGAAGGATTCCGTTGAGGCCAAGGACCAGCAGCTCGCAGCGCTGCAGGCAAGGGTCAAAAGGCTTACCGGGCAAAGCTCGGGAGCACAACAGCAAACGGGAACGCAGCAGCAGGCGGCAACGAAAACCGGCTCTGGGACATAG
- the fliJ gene encoding flagellar export protein FliJ produces the protein MAKYRYPYQKIVDLKTSQKTQAEWMLSVAVGKLQQEEQSLKELEAEKRHWQDKLANASASLIALAELRVVHQYLEHLEEKINRKWSDVAEARQEVERSKGHLSSKMMDEKVWLKAKENAFGAFTQMIMLKEQNELDEMASVRFKAAAR, from the coding sequence ATGGCTAAATACCGGTATCCTTATCAAAAAATCGTCGATCTGAAGACGAGCCAAAAAACCCAGGCGGAGTGGATGCTGTCTGTGGCGGTGGGCAAGCTGCAGCAGGAGGAACAGTCGCTGAAGGAGCTGGAGGCCGAGAAGCGGCACTGGCAGGACAAGCTCGCTAATGCTTCCGCCTCCCTGATTGCGCTCGCTGAGCTTCGCGTGGTGCATCAATACCTGGAGCATCTGGAGGAGAAGATTAACAGGAAATGGTCTGATGTTGCTGAGGCAAGGCAAGAGGTGGAGCGTAGCAAGGGCCATCTATCCTCCAAAATGATGGATGAGAAGGTGTGGCTGAAGGCCAAGGAGAATGCATTTGGAGCATTCACTCAAATGATTATGCTAAAGGAACAGAACGAATTGGATGAAATGGCTTCCGTCCGTTTCAAGGCAGCAGCCCGATAG
- the fliI gene encoding flagellar protein export ATPase FliI → MSLLDVHRYVDHLRSIDPVRVNGKVTQVIGLTVESEGPDASVGDLCYIYPAKSSKPLKAEVVGFRNNKVILMPLGDLHSIGPGCDVVGTGKPLTIQVGSELLGKVLDGLGQPLDGSHIPSRMPHYSTHNAPSNPLMRPRVVEPLSIGVRAIDGLLTVGRGQRVGIFAGSGVGKSTLLGMIARNTSADVNVIALIGERGREVLEFIEKDLGPEGLARSVVIVATSDQPALIRMKGALIATTIAEYFRDRGLNVMLMMDSVTRYAMALREVGLAIGEPPATRGYTPSVFAELPKLLERAGTGPKGSITAFYTVLVDGDDMNEPIADAVRGILDGHIVLSRALAHKGHFPAIDVLQSVSRVMKEIVDEEHQDAANELKSLLATFRDSEDLINIGAYQSGSNAEIDRAIQYIDMIRGFTQQKTKEKVSFEEAKQRLMIDFYRR, encoded by the coding sequence GAGATCGATTGATCCGGTTCGGGTCAACGGGAAGGTGACCCAGGTCATCGGTCTTACTGTCGAGTCAGAAGGACCTGATGCCAGCGTGGGCGATCTGTGCTATATCTACCCTGCGAAGTCATCGAAGCCGCTTAAAGCGGAGGTTGTCGGCTTTCGCAATAATAAGGTCATTCTGATGCCGCTTGGTGACTTGCACTCGATCGGCCCGGGCTGCGATGTGGTCGGCACGGGGAAGCCGCTGACGATTCAGGTCGGCTCCGAGCTGCTCGGCAAGGTGCTGGACGGATTGGGTCAACCGCTGGATGGCTCGCATATTCCATCTCGTATGCCGCACTATTCCACGCATAATGCGCCGAGCAATCCACTGATGCGACCGCGGGTTGTAGAGCCGCTGAGCATCGGTGTGCGTGCAATTGACGGATTACTGACGGTAGGGCGCGGGCAGCGTGTGGGCATCTTCGCCGGTTCAGGCGTAGGCAAGAGCACACTGCTCGGGATGATTGCGCGCAATACGTCCGCTGATGTCAATGTCATTGCATTGATCGGGGAACGCGGCCGCGAGGTGCTGGAGTTCATTGAGAAGGACCTTGGCCCGGAGGGATTGGCTCGCTCTGTCGTTATTGTGGCAACCTCAGATCAGCCAGCACTGATTCGGATGAAGGGGGCGCTCATCGCGACGACGATTGCGGAATATTTCCGTGACCGGGGGCTTAATGTGATGCTGATGATGGACTCGGTCACCCGTTATGCGATGGCGCTGCGTGAGGTTGGGCTTGCGATCGGCGAGCCGCCGGCTACGAGAGGATATACGCCTTCGGTATTCGCCGAGCTGCCCAAGCTTCTGGAGCGTGCGGGCACCGGCCCGAAGGGCTCGATTACAGCCTTCTATACAGTGCTGGTTGACGGTGACGATATGAATGAGCCCATCGCTGACGCAGTGCGCGGCATACTCGACGGGCATATCGTATTGAGCAGGGCATTGGCTCATAAGGGACACTTCCCGGCGATCGATGTGCTGCAATCGGTGAGCCGCGTCATGAAGGAAATTGTAGACGAGGAGCATCAGGATGCCGCGAATGAGCTGAAGAGCCTGCTGGCTACCTTCCGTGATTCGGAGGATCTGATCAACATCGGAGCATATCAGTCCGGCTCCAATGCGGAGATTGATCGTGCCATTCAATACATCGATATGATTCGAGGCTTTACACAGCAGAAGACGAAGGAAAAGGTCAGCTTTGAAGAAGCGAAGCAGCGCCTCATGATTGATTTTTATAGGAGATGA